From Epinephelus lanceolatus isolate andai-2023 chromosome 12, ASM4190304v1, whole genome shotgun sequence, the proteins below share one genomic window:
- the fzr1b gene encoding fizzy-related protein homolog — protein sequence MDQEYERRLLRQINHQNLPTEARLSKCVSATCSPVSVKSGDRFIPTRAGSNWSINFHYANENCRSPSQNHKAKDASSDSSKDAVAYAALLRNELLGAGIETVPDPHTDDRRHAVLSQDSHGLFRYTVHTKRVPFDSDNEVSPYSLSPLSNKSHKLLRSPRKPARKISKIPFKVLDAPELQDDFYLNLVDWSAGNLLSVGLGACVYLWSACTSQVTRLCDLSVDGDSVTSVCWNERGSLVAVGTHKGYVQIWDAAGGRKLTSLEGHSARVGALAWNGEQLSSGSRDRVILQRDVRTPPSAERRLQGHRQEVCGLKWSPDHQHLASGGNDNKLLVWNSSSLLPVQQYSDHLAAVKAIAWSPHQHGLLASGGGTADRCLRFWNTLTGQALQSTDTGSQVCNLAWSKHANELVSTHGYSQNQILVWKYPSLTQVAKLTGHSYRVLYLAVSPDGEAIVTGAGDETLRFWNVFSKTRCTKESKSVLNLFTRIR from the exons ATGGACCAAGAGTACGAGAGACGGCTGCTGAGGCAAATCAACCACCAGAACCTGCCTACAGAGGCCCGCCTGTCAAAG TGTGTGAGTGCTACCTGCAGTCCTGTCAGTGTGAAGTCAGGGGACCGCTTCATTCCCACGCGTGCTGGAAGCAACTGGAGCATCAACTTCCACTATGCCAAT GAGAACTGTCGCTCCCCAAGTCAGAACCATAAAGCAAAGGATGCCAGTTCAGACTCAAGCAAAG ATGCTGTGGCGTATGCTGCCCTGTTGAGGAATGAGTTACTGGGGGCAGGGATAGAGACTGTGCCAGACCCTCACACAGACGACCGGCGGCACGCAGTCCTCTCTCAAGACTCTCATGGCCTTTTTAGG TACACTGTCCACACGAAGAGAGTGCCTTTCGATAGCGATAACGAAGTCTCACCCTACTCCCTTTCTCCACTTAGTAACAAGAG TCACAAGCTGCTCCGCTCTCCTCGTAAACCAGCCCGTAAGATCTCCAAGATCCCGTTCAAAGTGCTGGACGCTCCGGAGCTGCAGGATGACTTTTACCTCAACCTGGTAGACTGGTCAGCGGGCAACTTGCTCAGTGTCGGCCTGGGAGCCTGCGTCTACCTGTGGAGTGCCTGCACCAGCCAG GTGACAAGGTTATGCGACCTTTCAGTGGATGGAGACTCGGTTACATCCGTTTGTTGGAATGAGAGG GGGAGTCTTGTCGCTGTCGGAACCCACAAGGGTTATGTTCAGATCTGGGACGCAGCAGGAGGGAGGAAGCTGACCAGCCTGGAGGGTCACTCAGCACGTGTAG GTGCCCTGGCGTGGAATGGAGAGCAGCTGTCGTCAGGGAGTCGGGACCGAGTGATCCTACAACGAGACGTCAGAACCCCCCCTTCAGCTGAGAGGAGGCTCCAAGGTCACAGACAAGAAGTGTGTGGTCTCAAATGGTCTCCTGACCACCAACACCTTGCGTCCGGGGGCAACGACAACAAG TTGCTGGTGTGGAACAGCTCCAGCCTTCTCCCTGTGCAGCAGTACAGCGACCACCTGGCAGCAGTGAAGGCCATCGCCTGGTCCCCCCACCAACACGGCCTGCTGGCATCGGGCGGCGGCACCGCTGACCGCTGCCTGCGCTTCTGGaacacactgacaggtcagGCGCTGCAGAGCACAGACACCGGCTCCCAAGTCTGCAACCTGGCATGGTCCAAACACGCCAACGAATTG GTGAGCACTCACGGCTACTCTCAGAACCAGATCCTGGTGTGGAAGTATCCGTCGCTAACACAGGTGGCCAAGTTAACAGGACACTCCTACAGAGTGCTGTATCTG GCTGTGTCACCAGATGGGGAGGCCATAGTTACAGGAGCAGGGGATGAGACACTACGTTTCTGGAATGTCTTCAGTAAGACACGCTGCACCAAG GAATCAAAGTCAGTGCTGAACCTCTTCACAAGGATACGATAG
- the LOC117271683 gene encoding importin-13-like, producing MEPPANPGDSPVELELTVENVESALYQLYFDPDMANKNVAQKWLTQAQASAQAWQFCWALLGPDKLPEVQFYGASTLHTKICRHWSDLPTDQHESLRMQLLSHILHFSSGPKMVLTRLCVALASMALNLIPQAWSQPVADMVRAFQPQKPDSEGSTGAEASQDPHAHCLALLELLTVLPEEFQSSRLTQARRAQLREALAAEWAVVCPMLRQLLQSQDSSDQVKEKVLRCLSSWVGLDVPLGESHELVQDCFTALSNSELFDTAVETIVNAISQPDSQRYINALVSLMPLVLGLHDQLKTAAQDGDMETSHGICRIAVAMGETHSRVLLEQVEHWQEYLALVNMILFCTGIPGHYPVSETTSSLTLTFWYTLQDDILSFEEDKQAVYLQVYRPVYFQLVDVLLHKSHYPSQDEYASWSSDDKEQFRIYRVDISDTLMYVYEMLGAELLSNLYDRLGRQLMDPQQSAVWQDTEALLFGFQSIAETIDVNYSDVIPGLIGLIPRINISNIMLADTVMYTIGSLAEWLADHPVMLGGILPMVLQGLVKSELSVSSVSTLKRICRECRQDLGPYAQDILTVSQDVLVKEIHKSSQCMWLMQALGFLLSALPVDEILGRLHSLITPHVQQLDSLAQREPDPANKQSMIHILGMLSSLFTTLDINRQADSLEGAPSPRLPPSQSTQNPVVVVLQQVFTLIQTILSKWLDDSDVVEAVCGVFDKSVRTLLHDFGPMVAQLSEMLGQIYSAFPQASALDLARQMVHIFAGEEHHISNIKSLIEVLTSTTLAIFQRGPRDHPDITESFMHLHAQILKRKPDMYLSNQLDVKALFYCGILSLKFPETPTVKAAIVFFTELLPRCKDMPLLGEVLQRDGKILTETILQAVGGESPRSLAEHFSEVLLSLNRHCPALLSQWLKETLQTPGFPSAQVSAEQKHTFSQQILREQTNKRRVKEIVKEFSLLCRGLQGSGYSDY from the exons ATGGAGCCTCCAGCCAATCCGGGAGACAGCCCGGTGGAGTTGGAGTTGACGGTGGAGAATGTGGAGTCG GCTCTCTACCAGCTGTACTTTGACCCAGACATGGCAAATAAGAATGTAGCCCAGAAGTGGCTGACCCAGGCCCAGGCCTCTGCGCAGGCGTGGCAGTTCTGTTGGGCCCTGCTCGGCCCTGACAAG CTTCCAGAGGTTCAGTTTTATGGTGCCAGCACCCTCCACACCAAGATCTGCCGTCACTGGAGCGACCTCCCCACAGACCAACATGAGAGCCTGAGGATGCAGCTCCTCTCCCACATCCTTCATTTCTCCTCAGGGCCCAAAATGGTGCTAACCAGGCTGTGTGTCGCCCTGGCCTCTATGGCTCTTAACTTAATTCCACAGGCTTGGTCCCAGCCGGTGGCAGACATGGTGAGGGCCTTTCAGCCACAGAAGCCTGACTCTGAAGGCAGCACTGGTGCAGAGGCTTCCCAGGACCCTCACGCACACTGCCTCGCGCTGCTGGAGCTCCTCACCGTACTTCCAGAGGAGTTCCAGAGCAGCCGGCTGACTCAGGCTCGTCGTGCCCAGCTGAGGGAAGCCCTGGCTGCGGAGTGGGCGGTGGTGTGTCCCATGCTGCGTCAGCTGCTCCAAAGCCAGGACTCCTCTGACCAGGTGAAGGAGAAGGTGCTCCGCTGCCTGTCCAGCTGGGTGGGGCTGGACGTGCCGTTAGGGGAGAGTCATGAACTGGTCCAGGACTGTTTCACTGCGCTGTCCAACTCAGAGCTGTTTGATACAGCTGTGGAGACGATAGTCAACGCCATCTCACAACCTGACAGCCAGAG GTACATCAATGCTCTGGTCAGCTTGATGCCTCTGGTGTTGGGCCTCCATGACCAGCTGAAGACAGCGGCTCAGGATGGGGACATGGAAACCTCACATGGGATCTGTCGCATTGCTGTGGCCATGGGGGAAACACACTCCAG GGTTTTGTTGGAACAGGTGGAGCACTGGCAGGAGTATCTGGCTTTGGTTAACATGATTCTTTTCTGTACCGGCATCCCTGGACACTACCCAGTCAGTGAGACCACCAGCTCCCTTACACTCACCTTCTGGTACACCCTGCAG GATGACATCTTGTCATTTGAGGAGGACAAGCAGGCAGTTTACCTGCAGGTCTACAGGCCAGTTTACTTCCAACTGGTGGACGTGCTACTACATAAATCCCACTATCCCTCCCAGGACGAGTACGCCTCCTGGTCTTCTGATGACAAGGAGCAATTTAGAATTTACAG AGTGGACATTTCTGACACTCTGATGTATGTGTATGAAATGCTGGGAGCAGAGCTGCTCAGTAACCTCTACGACAGGCTGGGCAGACAGCTGATGGACCCCCAACAGTCAGCAGTATGGCAG GACACAGAGGCGCTCTTATTTGGCTTCCAGTCCATAGCTGAGACGATAGACGTGAACTACTCTGATGTCATCCCTGGTCTTATTGGTCTCATCCCCAGAATCAACATCAGCAACATCATGCTGGCTGACACCGTCATGTACACTATAG GATCCCTGGCTGAGTGGCTGGCTGACCACCCCGTGATGTTGGGTGGCATATTACCCATGGTGCTCCAGGGCCTTGTGAAGTCAGAGCTGTCTGTGTCCAGTGTATCCACTCTGAAGAGGATCTGCAGGGAGTGTAGACAAGACCTCGGCCCTTACGCTCAGGACATCCTGACCGTGTCACAG GATGTACTGGTAAAAGAAATCCATAAG AGCAGCCAGTGCATGTGGTTGATGCAGGCTCTGGGTTTCCTCCTGTCCGCCCTGCCGGTAGACGAGATTCTGGGCAGACTTCACTCTCTCATCACCCCTCACGTCCAGCAACTGGATTCACTGGCCCAGCGGGAG CCTGATCCTGCTAACAAACAGTCTATGATCCACATCCTGGGGATGCTGTCCAGTCTCTTCACCACTCTGGACATCAACAGACAAGCAGACAGCTTAGAGGGAGCACCTAGTCCAAGACTCCCCCCCTCGCAGAGCACACAGAATCCA GTTGTTGTTGTGCTACAGCAAGTGTTCACGCTGATCCAAACCATCCTCAGCAAGTGGCTCGATGACTCAGATGTAGTGGAG GCAGTGTGTGGGGTATTTGATAAGTCAGTCCGAACCCTCCTACATGATTTTGGGCCCATGGTGGCTCAGCTGAGTGAGATGCTGGGGCAGATCTATAGCGCCTTCCCACAGGCCTCAGCTCTGGATCTGGCGCGGCAG atggttCACATATTTGCCGGAGAGGAACATCACATCTCGAACATCAAAAGCCTTATTGAGGTGTTGACTTCGACCACACTTGCTATATTTCAGCGAG gtCCACGTGATCATCCCGATATTACAGAATCATTTATGCATCTTCATGCTCAG ATTCTTAAAAGGAAGCCTGATATGTACCTGTCCAACCAGCTGGATGTTAAAGCGCTGTTTTACTGTG GGATTCTATCACTGAAGTTCCCGGAGACACCCACAGTAAAAGCTGCCATTGTATTCTTT ACAGAGCTGTTGCCTCGTTGTAAAGACATGCCTTTGCTTGGTGAAGTGTTGCAAAGGGATGGAAAGATTCTGACAGAGACCATACTCCAG GCAGTTGGTGGCGAGTCACCTCGCAGTCTGGCGGAGCACTTCTCTGAGGTGTTGTTGAGTCTTAACAGACACTGTCCAGCTTTGTTGTCCCAGTGGCTGAAAGAGACACTACAGACCCCAGGATTTCCCTCGGCCCAGGTCTCTGCAGAGCAGAAACACACCTTCAGTCAGCAGATTCTGAG ggAACAAACCAACAAGCGTCGCGTTAAGGAGATCGTGAAGGAGTTTTCTCTGCTCTGTCGGGGCCTTCAGGGGTCTGGATACTCAGATTACTAG